A stretch of the Psychroserpens sp. Hel_I_66 genome encodes the following:
- a CDS encoding T9SS type A sorting domain-containing protein, translating to MKRKLLVFTSLLALLLIFGLVFKTSSQKDDTEALREKHTSFLENSPFKETQKLSRKERKAMGLPPNAYNEQLWELTMNPALGRPTPEVALAIQEELKAEREALRGVGGDNSNPWIDRGPNNQGGRTRGLMFDPNDINNANPADDYTRVFAGGVSGGLWVNDDITDPDSSWTLVSGIQENISVTVIVSDPNDSNKFYVGSGEPYIGADGAAVGRGVYRSLDGGLTWENVFGGFTGVSNSGQDIDGIFYVSDIIARDNGGVTELYAAFPSGRFVEASAPNNFLGGNSRGLYKSVDDGETWTRFDIQFTNGTYKNPNDIELDVNNNIWLTTTSNELGQGGGDIWRSTDGNSFSFVRGFGASDRTELEPHPTNPNIFWLVCNINGQADIFMTTDAFATDENVSVVNEPNDVDAGIPATDYTRGQAFYDLPVEADINGNLYVGGIDLFRSTNSGNTWTQVSKWSNNNNLNNLDVPLVHADQHAIVFRPGTNGAEAILGNDGGVYYTADIANAVGNPDAIQSRNKDYNTIQFYNGSIDQSTPNTNIAGGTQDNGTQFALNANPGANGFFDALGGDGGYTEFGEDGNYIITNYPGNSAFFISLPSFTNFTNISTFGGGNFINEAVLDKNLDILYTNATSNANGIAIERISNFLPGGPATDNDLLTSGQFNSIPSTLKVSPFSTSSTTLFVGLRSGRLLRGSLANITNPFFVNITGPGFVGSISDIEFGQSQQEIFVTMYNYGVQSIWSTSDGGATWTGIEGNLPDLPVRCILQNPLIPEELIIGTEFGVWATPDYTVANPVWIQAFNGMSDVTVTDLDLKSSDNTILASTFGRGFFTSQFTSQPLSVLESEYNANVVTLFPTISNGEVTIKSERDLGDANISIFNISGQKVFNTTSYLSASNTDLNLNLNSGIYFVNITVGNFSETKKIIIK from the coding sequence ATGAAAAGAAAATTATTAGTATTTACCTCTCTATTGGCTTTGTTGCTGATTTTTGGTTTAGTTTTTAAAACTAGTTCACAAAAAGACGACACAGAAGCTCTAAGAGAAAAACACACATCTTTTTTAGAGAATAGTCCTTTTAAAGAGACCCAAAAATTATCAAGAAAAGAAAGAAAGGCAATGGGCTTACCTCCAAATGCTTATAATGAGCAATTATGGGAGCTAACCATGAATCCTGCACTAGGAAGACCAACTCCCGAAGTGGCATTAGCTATTCAAGAGGAATTAAAAGCAGAAAGAGAAGCCTTAAGAGGTGTTGGCGGTGATAATTCTAATCCGTGGATAGATAGAGGACCAAATAATCAAGGTGGTAGAACAAGAGGTCTTATGTTTGACCCTAACGATATAAACAATGCGAATCCAGCAGATGATTATACAAGAGTATTTGCAGGAGGTGTATCTGGTGGATTGTGGGTGAATGACGATATCACTGATCCAGATTCTTCATGGACTTTGGTATCTGGGATTCAAGAAAATATTTCTGTAACAGTTATAGTTTCAGATCCAAATGATAGTAATAAGTTTTATGTTGGTTCTGGAGAACCATATATAGGAGCAGATGGTGCTGCTGTAGGTAGAGGTGTTTACAGATCGTTAGATGGTGGTTTGACTTGGGAGAATGTATTTGGAGGATTTACTGGAGTTAGCAATAGCGGACAGGATATCGATGGTATATTTTACGTCAGTGATATCATTGCAAGAGATAATGGTGGTGTTACAGAGCTGTACGCAGCTTTCCCTAGTGGTCGATTTGTGGAAGCTTCAGCTCCAAATAATTTTTTAGGAGGAAATAGTAGAGGTCTTTATAAATCTGTTGATGACGGAGAAACATGGACTCGCTTTGATATTCAATTTACCAACGGAACATATAAAAACCCAAATGATATTGAACTGGATGTCAATAATAATATTTGGTTAACAACCACCTCTAATGAATTGGGACAAGGTGGAGGAGATATTTGGAGATCGACAGATGGCAATTCATTTAGTTTTGTTAGAGGATTTGGCGCATCAGACAGAACAGAATTAGAACCACACCCGACTAATCCTAATATATTTTGGCTTGTATGCAATATTAATGGACAAGCTGATATTTTTATGACTACAGATGCTTTTGCTACTGATGAAAATGTTTCAGTAGTAAACGAGCCAAATGATGTTGATGCAGGAATCCCTGCAACAGATTACACTAGAGGTCAAGCATTTTACGATTTGCCTGTAGAAGCAGATATAAATGGCAACCTTTATGTAGGAGGTATTGATTTATTCAGGTCTACTAACTCTGGTAATACATGGACACAAGTTTCTAAATGGTCCAATAATAATAATTTAAATAATCTAGATGTACCGTTAGTACATGCAGATCAACATGCTATTGTATTTAGACCAGGAACAAATGGTGCAGAAGCTATTTTAGGTAATGACGGTGGTGTTTATTATACAGCAGATATAGCGAATGCAGTTGGCAACCCTGATGCAATCCAAAGTAGAAATAAAGATTATAATACTATTCAATTTTATAATGGTTCGATTGATCAGTCAACTCCAAACACCAATATAGCTGGAGGAACACAGGACAATGGCACTCAGTTTGCTCTTAACGCTAATCCTGGTGCTAATGGATTTTTTGACGCCTTAGGAGGCGATGGTGGTTATACAGAGTTTGGTGAAGATGGAAATTATATCATTACTAATTATCCGGGAAACAGTGCTTTTTTTATTAGTTTGCCAAGTTTTACGAATTTCACGAATATTTCAACATTTGGAGGAGGTAATTTTATTAATGAAGCTGTGCTAGATAAAAATTTAGATATACTATATACAAATGCAACAAGTAATGCCAATGGGATTGCTATTGAACGTATTTCAAACTTTTTACCAGGTGGCCCAGCAACAGATAATGATTTATTGACATCGGGACAATTTAATAGCATTCCAAGCACATTAAAAGTCTCTCCTTTCTCAACATCATCAACAACGTTATTTGTTGGTTTAAGAAGTGGTCGGTTACTACGTGGCTCATTAGCTAATATAACCAATCCTTTTTTTGTGAATATAACTGGTCCAGGATTTGTTGGAAGTATTTCAGATATTGAGTTTGGCCAAAGTCAACAAGAGATTTTTGTTACCATGTACAATTATGGTGTTCAAAGTATTTGGTCAACAAGTGATGGAGGTGCAACTTGGACAGGAATTGAAGGTAATTTACCTGATCTTCCAGTGAGATGTATTCTTCAAAATCCATTAATTCCTGAGGAATTAATTATTGGTACTGAGTTTGGAGTATGGGCTACACCAGATTATACTGTTGCGAATCCTGTGTGGATTCAAGCCTTTAATGGGATGAGTGACGTTACAGTTACAGATCTAGACCTGAAGTCCTCAGATAACACTATTTTAGCATCAACATTTGGTCGTGGATTTTTCACCAGCCAATTCACAAGTCAACCACTTAGCGTCTTAGAAAGCGAATATAATGCTAACGTTGTCACTCTTTTTCCAACAATCTCCAATGGTGAAGTTACCATTAAATCTGAAAGAGATTTAGGTGATGCAAACATTAGTATTTTCAATATTAGCGGACAAAAAGTATTTAATACAACGTCTTATTTATCTGCTTCAAATACAGATTTAAATCTAAATTTGAATTCCGGAATTTACTTTGTTAATATTACTGTTGGTAATTTTTCAGAAACTAAAAAAATTATCATTAAATAA
- a CDS encoding 1-deoxy-D-xylulose-5-phosphate synthase, with protein MTSSLLEHINFPKDLRQLNQDELPQLAKELREFIIDIVATKEGHLGASLGVVELTLALHYVFDTPNDQLIWDVGHQAYGHKILTGRKNIFHTNRQQGGLSGFPNREESEYDTFGVGHSSTSISAALGMAIASQLKGEDKQHIAVIGDASIASGMAFEGLNHAGVTTANLLVILNDNAIGIDPSVGALKQYLTNVKKGKEKQDNIFEALNFDYSGPIDGHDFKALILELERLKTVKGPKFLHVITTKGKGLKQAEDDQVTYHAPGKFDSVTGDVFPKKKIVEAPKFQDVFGHTIVELANLNKNIVGITPAMPTGSSLKFMMAQIPDRAFDVGIAEQHAVTLAAGMATQGLIVFCNIYSTFLQRAYDQVIHDVALQNLPVIFCLDRAGLVGEDGATHHGVFDIAYLRCIPNMIICAPRNEVELRNIMYTAQLGLKHPIAIRYPRGRGSIIDWRVPFSELKIGKGIQLKKGNLIAVLSFGVMASNVEEAISEVNYAEAISHYDMRFVKPLDKDLLDEIFKFYKTVISIEDGVVTGGFGSAILEFASAKNYNIPVKVLGVSDNFIEHASVKQQHQSLKIDAESLSILFNATIVHLMSQY; from the coding sequence CCACTAAAGAAGGTCATCTTGGTGCTAGTCTAGGTGTGGTGGAATTAACTTTAGCTTTGCATTATGTTTTTGATACACCAAATGACCAACTCATTTGGGATGTTGGCCATCAAGCTTATGGACATAAGATCTTAACTGGCAGAAAGAATATTTTTCATACTAATCGCCAACAAGGAGGCTTAAGTGGATTTCCAAATCGTGAAGAAAGTGAGTATGACACTTTTGGTGTTGGGCATTCTTCGACTTCAATTTCTGCAGCTTTGGGAATGGCAATTGCATCTCAATTAAAAGGAGAAGATAAACAGCATATTGCAGTAATTGGTGATGCGTCTATTGCCAGCGGAATGGCTTTTGAAGGATTAAATCACGCTGGAGTTACCACTGCAAATTTATTGGTCATCTTAAATGACAATGCTATTGGTATTGATCCAAGTGTTGGTGCTTTAAAGCAATATTTGACCAATGTTAAAAAAGGAAAAGAAAAGCAGGATAATATTTTTGAGGCGTTGAATTTTGATTATTCCGGTCCTATTGATGGACATGATTTCAAAGCATTGATTTTAGAACTGGAGCGTTTAAAAACAGTTAAGGGGCCCAAGTTTCTGCACGTTATAACAACCAAAGGAAAAGGATTAAAGCAAGCTGAGGATGACCAAGTAACCTATCATGCTCCTGGTAAATTTGATTCTGTTACAGGAGATGTTTTTCCGAAGAAAAAAATAGTGGAAGCACCAAAGTTTCAAGATGTATTTGGCCATACTATTGTTGAGCTTGCTAACTTAAATAAAAATATTGTGGGGATTACACCTGCGATGCCTACGGGAAGTTCCTTAAAATTTATGATGGCCCAAATACCAGATCGCGCCTTTGATGTCGGGATTGCAGAGCAACACGCAGTTACTTTGGCTGCGGGTATGGCAACCCAAGGATTGATAGTGTTTTGTAATATTTATTCTACATTTTTGCAGCGTGCTTATGATCAAGTTATTCATGATGTTGCGCTTCAGAATCTTCCTGTGATTTTCTGTTTGGATCGTGCTGGATTGGTAGGAGAAGATGGTGCAACGCATCATGGTGTATTTGATATAGCGTATTTAAGATGTATTCCAAATATGATTATTTGTGCGCCAAGAAATGAAGTTGAGTTGCGTAATATTATGTATACAGCGCAATTGGGTTTAAAACATCCCATTGCGATTCGTTATCCTAGAGGTCGAGGATCTATTATTGATTGGAGAGTGCCATTTTCAGAATTAAAAATTGGAAAAGGGATTCAATTAAAAAAAGGAAATCTTATTGCTGTTTTAAGCTTTGGAGTTATGGCTTCAAATGTAGAAGAAGCTATTAGTGAAGTTAATTATGCTGAGGCTATTTCCCATTATGATATGCGTTTTGTAAAACCTTTGGATAAAGATTTGTTGGATGAAATTTTTAAATTTTATAAAACTGTTATATCTATTGAAGATGGAGTAGTTACCGGAGGTTTTGGAAGTGCTATTTTAGAATTTGCTTCTGCGAAAAACTATAATATTCCGGTAAAAGTATTAGGTGTAAGTGATAATTTCATTGAACACGCCTCTGTAAAACAACAACATCAATCTTTGAAGATTGATGCTGAAAGTTTAAGTATTTTATTTAATGCTACTATTGTTCATCTAATGTCGCAATATTAG